The stretch of DNA GGCTGGTCGGGCTTCTCTTGGAAGTCGACGATGCGGTCGCCCTCCAGATCGACGAGGCCGTACGAGCTGGCTCGCTCCTTCGAGCCGACGTCGTACGCGGCGAGACAGGGCGTCCCCTTCTCTTGGAAGAAGTCGCCGAACTCCGCGAGATCGAACGAGATGAGGTTGTCGCCGGCGACGACGAGCAGGTCGTCCTCGATCCCCTCGCGGTCGATGAGCTGGGCCAAGGCGCCGACGACGCCGAACTTCTCGTCCTCGTCGACGGTCTCCTCGACGGAGACGATCGGTTTCTCGAACTCGCTGTCGGCGAGGTACTCGCGGAAGTCGTCGGCGAAGCGCTCGTTGGTCGAGACGTACACCTCGTCGACGCGCTCGTCGGCCTCCAGATCGGCGAACACGTCGTCGATGACGGTCCCCTCGCCGACGGGGAGGAACATCTTCGGGCGGTTGCGGGTGATCGGCCAGAGACGCGTGGCGTAGCCGCCCGCGAGAACGATAGCCTTCATGGCACCCTGCTCGGGGGGGAGACGGTAAACGCTTTTTCAATTCTCCTCCGGCCAGCGGAAAGGCGTTTGTTCGCGCCGCCCCAACGGCGCCCATGGAGGAGTCGACCACCCGCCAGCGGATCGTCGACGCGCTCCGGGGCGAGCCGGCAACGCCGCGAGAGCTGTCAAAGCGCGTCGGCGTGCCCACGAGCGTCGTCTACGACCACGCCCGCCACGTCGCCAAGAGCCTCGCGAACGACGACGAGCAGCTGCTGGTCGCGCCGCCGGAGTGCAAGGACTGTGGGTTTGCGGGGTTCGACGACCCGCTGTCGGCGCCGAGCCGGTGTCCGGAGTGCAACTGCGAGCGACTCGCCGAGCCGCAGTTGGTGGTGGAGTCGCGGTAGCGCTCTCTCCGCGGGACGGTAAGGCTTTCCCGCACCCACCTACTGCCACGGGTATGGTCACCCGGCTGGTGCTGGGCTGCGGTGCGGTCGGCTTCGATCTCATCCAGCGACTGCCCCACGGGGAGACGACCGTCGTCACCGACGACGAACCCCGCGCGGAGAGCCTCCGTGAGGCCAGCATCGCCGCCGTCGAGGGCGACCCCACGGATCCGGCGGCTCACGCGCCCGACGCCGACATCGTGCTCGTCGCGAGCGACGAGCCCGAGCGCAACCGGACCGTCGCCGCGGCCGCCCGCGAGACGTTCCCCGACGCGATGCTGATCGCCTACGCCGGCGAGGGGGCACGGCCCGACACCGTCGACGCGATCCGCGACACGGTCGACCGCCTGATCGACCCGACCGAGGCGCTGGCCGGGCGCGTGCTCGACCGGACGGTCGGCTTCGAGAGCGAGCGCGCCCGCGGCCTGCGCGGGGCGCTGCTCGACGCCGAGGAGCCAGTCGCCGTCGTCGCCCACGACAACCCCGACCCCGACGCCATCGCGAGCGCGGTCGCGCTCTGTCGGCTGGCCGACCGGATCGGCGTCGACGCCGATCCCTGCTACCACGGCGAGATCAGCCACCAGGAGAACCGCGCGCTGGTGAACCTGCTCGACCTCCCGATCGTCCGGCTCGAAGCCGGCGATATCGAGGCGTACGGTGGCGTCGCACTCGTCGATCACTCCCGGGCCGGCGTCAACGACAGCCTCCCCGAAGACACGGAGATCGACATCGTGATCGACCACCACCCGCCGCGGGGGGCAGTCGATGGCGAGTTCGTCGACCTCCGCAGCGGCGTCGGCGCGACGAGCACGCTGCTGACGGAGTACCTCGACCGGTTCGACGTGCCCATAGACACGACGACCGCGAGTGCGCTGCTGTACGGCATCCAGGTCGACACCAAGGAGTTCACCCGCGAGGTGTCGAAGGCCGACTTCGCGGCGGCGGCGTCGCTGATTCCCGACGTGGACGCCGACACGCTCTCGCGGGTGGAGTCGCCCAGCCTCTCGATCGAGACGGTGTCCGTGCTGGCCGCGGCGATCGAGAACCGCACGGTCGACGACGGCGCGCTCTCGACCTGTGTCGGCGAGGTCCGCGACCGCGACGCGCTGGCACAGGCCGCCGAGCGCCTGCTCGACATGGAGGCTGTCCAGATCACGCTCGTCTACGGGTTCATGGACGAGACGATCTACGTCTCCGGCCGGGCACGTGGCTCGGAGCTCGACCTCGGCGAGACGCTGCGGGACGCGTTCGGCGCCATCGGCGACGCCGGCGGCCACGCCGACATGGCCGGCGCCCAGATCCCGCTGGGGATCCTCGCCGAGACTGGCTCCGACCGCACCGGCTCGCTGACGGAGATCGTCACGGAGGTAATCGAGGGGCGCTTCTTCGACGCGCTGTCGGACGCGCCGGACGCTCCCACGGCCGACGACTCGCTGGAGTACGACTACGCCCCCGAGGGGGCGGCGTCGGTCGCGCTGCCCGACGAGTCGGGACGCACTGACACTGCGGACGACGACACCGAGGGCTGAGCCTGTCCCTTTTTCGTCGCCGGGCCCGAACGGCGAGTGATGAGTGCCAAAACGCGGGTCAAGGAGTACATGACCCGGGAGGTCGCGACGGTCGACGCCGAGGACACGGTCGGCGACGTGGCGCGACAGATCGCCGAGAGCGACCACAACGGGTTCCCCGTGACCGACGGCCGGAAAGTCGAGGGGTTCGTCTCCGCGCGGGACCTGCTGTTGGCCGACGAGGCGGCACCGATCTTCACCGTGATGGTGGAGGACATCGTCGTCGCCCACCCCGAGATGGACGTGACCGACGCCGCGCGAGTGATCCTCCGCTCGGGGATCCAGAAGCTGCCCGTCGTCGACGACGCGGGCAACCTCACGGGCATCATCTCCAACACCGACGTGGTGCGTAGCCAGATCGAGCGCGCCACCCCCGAGAAGGTGGGCGAGCTGATGGAGACGCTCCAGCACATCCACGACGTGACGGTCAGCGAGGAGCGCCGGCAGGTCCGCCTCGACGACCTCGTCCCCACGCAGGACCGGGTGTACGCCGACGAACTCGAAGGGCGACGCTACGAGCTCGAACACGGGCTCGCCGAGCCGCTCGTCGTCATCGCCAACGCGACCGGGGAGAAGGAGCTCCTGCTGTTGACCGACGGCCACCACCGCGCGCTGGCCGCCGACCGGTCGAATATCGAGGAGATGGACGCCTACGTCATCGTCGTCGAGGCCGCCGAGCCGATCACGCTGGGGATGGAGCGCACCGCCGAGCAGGAGGGACTCGACTCCATCGACGACGTGGCGGTGGTCGACTACGCCCGCCACCCGCTGATCGAGACGACCAAGCGACTGCAGTAGGCGGCAGCTATTCCTCCCCCGCGGCGTACCTCTCCTTGTGCACGACGACAGCTTCCGACGGCGAACACGGGATGCCCAGCAACGACTCCGCGACCGCAGCGACGACGGGCTCGTCCTGTTCCCCAGCCGGAACCTCCGCTACCTCGCGGGCTACTCGGAGGACCCCGGCGAACGCCACTTCCTCCTCTTCGTCCCGGCCGAGGGTGAGCCCGTCTTCTTCGTCCCGGAGCTCTCCGGCGAGCAGGTCCGCGAGGCGTCGTGGGTCGGCGAGGTGCGGACGTGGAGCGACGCCGAGGACCCCGTCCCGACGATC from Halolamina sediminis encodes:
- a CDS encoding nucleotidyltransferase family protein; this encodes MKAIVLAGGYATRLWPITRNRPKMFLPVGEGTVIDDVFADLEADERVDEVYVSTNERFADDFREYLADSEFEKPIVSVEETVDEDEKFGVVGALAQLIDREGIEDDLLVVAGDNLISFDLAEFGDFFQEKGTPCLAAYDVGSKERASSYGLVDLEGDRIVDFQEKPDQPKSTLVSIACYAFPAETLPQFDEYLAGENNPDEPGWFVQWLQSREAVHAFTFDGAWFDIGTPESYLDAVAWKLDGENMIAEDATVDAELGENVHVMSGATVEGGTLDRSVVFDDATVVDSSLRNSIVDTASYVEGLDLSGALVGAHSEIADREE
- a CDS encoding transcriptional regulator, with amino-acid sequence MEESTTRQRIVDALRGEPATPRELSKRVGVPTSVVYDHARHVAKSLANDDEQLLVAPPECKDCGFAGFDDPLSAPSRCPECNCERLAEPQLVVESR
- a CDS encoding DHH family phosphoesterase gives rise to the protein MVTRLVLGCGAVGFDLIQRLPHGETTVVTDDEPRAESLREASIAAVEGDPTDPAAHAPDADIVLVASDEPERNRTVAAAARETFPDAMLIAYAGEGARPDTVDAIRDTVDRLIDPTEALAGRVLDRTVGFESERARGLRGALLDAEEPVAVVAHDNPDPDAIASAVALCRLADRIGVDADPCYHGEISHQENRALVNLLDLPIVRLEAGDIEAYGGVALVDHSRAGVNDSLPEDTEIDIVIDHHPPRGAVDGEFVDLRSGVGATSTLLTEYLDRFDVPIDTTTASALLYGIQVDTKEFTREVSKADFAAAASLIPDVDADTLSRVESPSLSIETVSVLAAAIENRTVDDGALSTCVGEVRDRDALAQAAERLLDMEAVQITLVYGFMDETIYVSGRARGSELDLGETLRDAFGAIGDAGGHADMAGAQIPLGILAETGSDRTGSLTEIVTEVIEGRFFDALSDAPDAPTADDSLEYDYAPEGAASVALPDESGRTDTADDDTEG
- a CDS encoding CBS pair associated ParBc domain-containing protein, which produces MSAKTRVKEYMTREVATVDAEDTVGDVARQIAESDHNGFPVTDGRKVEGFVSARDLLLADEAAPIFTVMVEDIVVAHPEMDVTDAARVILRSGIQKLPVVDDAGNLTGIISNTDVVRSQIERATPEKVGELMETLQHIHDVTVSEERRQVRLDDLVPTQDRVYADELEGRRYELEHGLAEPLVVIANATGEKELLLLTDGHHRALAADRSNIEEMDAYVIVVEAAEPITLGMERTAEQEGLDSIDDVAVVDYARHPLIETTKRLQ